In the genome of Methanopyrus kandleri AV19, one region contains:
- the cas1 gene encoding CRISPR-associated endonuclease Cas1, with product MGAPNDTVIFLRRGKIERREDAFRIGKSKYSAVRTTGIIIAGGAQITTQAVRLALRNEVPIVYLGGNRILGVTVPFSERYATLRLKQYEIASQPSARLAFARPLIASSILARAAVLEFLANETGITGLEDAADEVRSEAERALNAGSTDALRGYEGRAACRYFRALAEVLPDWAFSGRRTRRPPRDPFNAAISFGYAGVLLPVLLSRTVAAGLEPFLGFLHGPRGRRPGLILDLMEEWRALAVDVPVLRRFLDGSLSREMFRWKGDAVLLRDLDAVSAPVLTVLSRVRGGLLEAVDRRIREVRDGVSRQSPPEPLEFDPEDVGVVWDALEV from the coding sequence ATGGGCGCCCCGAACGACACCGTGATCTTCCTGAGAAGGGGTAAGATCGAGAGGAGAGAAGACGCGTTTCGGATCGGGAAGAGCAAGTACTCAGCGGTCCGTACTACCGGGATAATCATCGCGGGTGGAGCCCAGATCACGACCCAGGCCGTGCGGTTAGCGCTCAGAAACGAGGTCCCGATAGTGTACCTCGGAGGGAACCGGATCCTGGGCGTGACCGTACCGTTCTCGGAGCGGTACGCGACCCTGAGGTTGAAGCAGTACGAGATCGCCTCACAACCGTCGGCGCGTCTCGCCTTCGCCCGTCCGCTGATCGCCTCCTCGATCCTGGCCAGGGCCGCGGTCCTCGAGTTCCTAGCCAATGAGACCGGGATCACCGGATTAGAGGACGCGGCTGATGAGGTGAGGTCCGAGGCCGAGAGGGCGCTGAACGCGGGTTCCACCGACGCGCTGCGCGGTTACGAGGGGAGGGCGGCCTGCCGGTACTTCCGGGCCCTGGCGGAGGTCCTACCCGACTGGGCGTTCTCCGGGAGGAGGACGAGGCGTCCCCCGAGGGACCCGTTCAACGCGGCGATCAGCTTCGGGTACGCGGGCGTGCTGTTGCCGGTCCTGCTCTCGAGGACGGTGGCGGCGGGGCTCGAGCCGTTCCTGGGGTTCCTCCACGGTCCCAGGGGGAGGCGGCCGGGGCTGATCCTGGACCTGATGGAGGAGTGGAGGGCGCTCGCCGTGGACGTCCCCGTGCTCCGCCGCTTCCTGGACGGCTCGCTGTCTAGGGAGATGTTCAGGTGGAAGGGAGACGCGGTCCTCCTGCGCGATCTCGACGCCGTGTCGGCCCCGGTCCTGACCGTCCTGAGCAGGGTCCGGGGTGGCCTGCTCGAGGCGGTCGACCGTCGGATCCGCGAGGTCCGCGACGGGGTCTCGCGTCAGTCCCCGCCCGAGCCGCTCGAATTCGACCCCGAGGACGTGGGGGTTGTGTGGGATGCCCTGGAGGTCTAA